One stretch of Oncorhynchus masou masou isolate Uvic2021 chromosome 9, UVic_Omas_1.1, whole genome shotgun sequence DNA includes these proteins:
- the hs6st2 gene encoding heparan-sulfate 6-O-sulfotransferase 2, producing MNTREPPKKSTVPSLSLYSICLLFFSRNYYYITILRDPVWRNLSEWRHVQRDATWKASLHVCDGRAPTLAELPSYDPGDDWSGCSLQEFMDCPYNLAQR from the exons ATGAACACGCGCGAGCCCCCCAAGAAGTCTACAGTTCCCAG tctgtctctaTATTCTATCTGTCTGCTGTTCTTCAGCCGGAACTACTACTATATCACCATCCTGCGTGACCCGGTGTGGCGTAACCTGAGCGAGTGGCGGCACGTGCAGCGCGATGCCACCTGGAAGGCCTCCCTGCACGTGTGTGACGGGCGCGCCCCCACGCTGGCCGAGCTGCCCAGCTACGACCCCGGGGATGACTGGTCCGGCTGCTCCCTGCAGGAGTTCATGGACTGCCCCTACAACCTGGCCCAGCGATAA